The Nostoc cf. commune SO-36 genomic sequence TTGTGAGCAGCTTGTTTTCCTGTCTTATCACTTTCAACTAAGTACTCAGGGTTATCTTCACTTGCAGCAATATGATGTTCTTTAATATCTGTAGGCGAAGTAAGTTTATTTACTATTTTTCCAGTTGTCTTGCCTTGTGAAGTGTTCCATTCAACCCGATCGCCCTTTTTGAATTGTTCAGCCATATCCATCTCTTATTTGATGTTTTATACCTACTAACGTCACATTATGTCTGCGACTGCAAAAGCAGCCATCATTCTAGTGATAGAGAAAACCTTGATACAAAAGCTGTGGGTAGGCGTAGCCCATCGTAGAGATTGCTTCATAATGAAGAAAGATTAAGCAGATTTTCAAAAAACTCTCAATGAGCCAGACTAGCCTAAACTTAGTTGCAATATCTATCTTTCTCATGACCCTATCAGTACTGCTGGGGCCATTCTTAAATTTATCACCAGCAGTACCAGCGATCGCTACCTTCACCATTTTAAGCATAGCGACATTAGATAGTTTTAGCTTGCAAGGCAAGGGTGGTACTATCTTTTTAGATTGGATTGCTGGTTTTTCAAGTGAACACCGCGATCGCATTGTCCACCACGAAGCAGGACATTTTTTGGTTGCTTACCTATTGGGTATTCCCGTTACCGGCTACACACTCAGCGCTTGGGAAGCCTGGAAACAGGGGCAACCTGGACAAGGCGGTGTTAGCTTTAATGATGGCGAATTAGCATCTCAATTAGAGGCGGGTAAAATCAGTGCCCAAATGCTAGACCGCTACTGCACTCTTTGGATGGCGGGTATAGCTGCTGAAACCCTAGTTTTTAAGAATGCTGAAGGTGGAACTGATGATAAAAGCAAGCTGATAGGAGTCTTGGCAATTTTGGGCTTTTCTGAATCAGCTTATCAGCAAAAACTGCGGTTTCATGCCCTGCAAGCAAAAACCCTACTGGAAGAAAATTGGTCTAGCTATGAGGCTTTAGTTAATGCTATGCGACAACGCACTTCCGTAGAAGATTGCCATGCTGAGTTAGCAGTAGGGAGTAAGGCATTGCAGAACAGTGGCATGAATTGAGGCAAGCAGGGGAAGCGTAAGAAAAGCAGCCTATATCAACTTAGACTGTTTCTCTTTCGGCAAAATATATTCTTGCAAAATCTGCAAAGTATATGTTTCCACACAAAGCCCTTGCTGTTTAGCTTCTTGTGCAAGATACTATTCTAATTCTGGTGGCAAGTTCAAGGTTAAGGTCATAAGTCTCTTTTGAGTGACACCATATATTTTCAACTTGCCAAACCAGAAAGATTTAGATTACTTACGGATATAGATATATCCCTCGAAGACTATCGTCTTGTATTCTCTATACGGGTTTTCTCTACATGGGCTTTACGTGTCAGCAATTGCAAATTATCGATGGTAGTTAAACCACCCTGAGACATAGGTTTAATGTGGTCGATTTGAAAATCTCTCCGCATCTGGCTTTTAACTCCGCTGATTGCACAAGATATAAACCCTTTTGCATCTGTATGCTTGGCGAATACAGCATTTTTAATTTTTCTGTATTCAACAATATCTCGCTCTTTGATTTCATATAGAGTTAACTTCTCTATTGGTACAGTGTCAGGAATTACATTTTGTATTGATACTACAGCATTAGGGTATAGCCCTTCAATCTTAAGAGTTTCAATGTCCAACTGTTTCCTGAAATATAGCTTTTCGTCGCTAAATAAAACTTGCCAAAAAGACGTTTCATCATTCCAGAGGGAGTCGATGTAGTCAGACTTTGCTTTACCGCCTAATGAATTGTCGTAGATATATCTTGCTACGATAGATACATCACACTTCCTCCTCTCACTGAAGGCTAGAAAATCTGGTATTTGTTCATTTTCATTCTGAGCATAGAAACGCAAGATATTTTTTACATCTTCATCTCTATAACCAAGTAAAGTTTGATAGTTAGGAAAATAAATTTGCTTTGCAGTTTGCAAAAGATATTCAAGTTCTGCTTCGGTCAATATTTCTCTGTCTTGTAAATCAATACTTTGAAATAGAATTTTCAAATCATGTACAAAGTTGTCGTATGCATCTTCTGTATCGTCATATAACAATACATCATAGTTGGTAGGTTTAGGCTCATATCCTTCAGACGGTTCAAGAATGGAAAAACGATAAATTCCAAGAGGAACTCTCTTTAAAAACTCTAGTTCTTCCACACCAGTCGTAACAATTGAATCATCCATGATACGAGCGAATTCTTCAATCATCTCAATAGATATGAGCCGAGCAATTCTATTATTTGATAAAATGTCTTTTTCAGGAAATACTGCACCGTCTTGTTCATGAAGCTTTTCCGGGTTAACCCAGTTAATTTTGTTTTCCCATTCATCAATAAAGCTGACCACATAAGCTTTTTCTGTACCACCTGCTTTTTGCCCTCGCAAAGCCCGACCAATCATTTGTGTCATTAGTATTGTGGATGTAGTAGGGCGTGTGAGAAAAACAGTTTGTACATTAGGTAAATCCGTTCCTTCAGTTAAAATTTCTACATTGATCAATACCTCAAGCTCTCCATTTCTAAATTTTTGTATTTTTTCTTTATTGTCTTTTGCAGCAATTGTAGTACCTGTAGTTAAATCTTTGACTGCTGCTACAATGAAATCAGAATTAATTCCTTCATCCTTAAAGACTTTGTTCAATGCAACTGCGTGTATAACATCGATAGCAAAGACTAAAAGAGGTTTATATCTTTTTCGATTTTTTTTATAGTGAGCAACAATTTGATTGTTACGTTTACTATCTTCAGCAATTATTTTAGCTATATCTTGTGGTAGCCTGTCAAAATTCTCAATTGCCTTGATTTCTTGGGCTGTCAATTTTTGCTTTATTTCTATCTTCGTTTCTAGGTTTTCAAATATTGGTTCAGCAAGGATTCCCCTAGCAACTAAAGTTCTCAGGTGTTCTGAAAAGATAATATCATCGGGAAAAACTAACTTTAGCAGACCCTTCTCGCTCTCATCTGTTCGGAAAGGAGTAGCTGTTAACCCTAGCATTTTAAAGCCGTTATCATGATCTCGCTTCTTTAAACCATTTTTGACAGCATTAATTAATTTACGATAGGTCTTAGCTGTCGCATGATGCGCTTCATCTACAACCAAAAGAACTTCGTGTAAGTCACCGACCCAGTTTTTCAACAAGTGATCAAGCCCACTGTTTAGACTATCTTTACTGGCAATGATTATGTCATCAGTCTTTTGAATGTTTACAGGTCGATCGTGTTTAGGATGACCTGAGATAATGCGGTATCTAAATCCTGATACATTGCTCAATAATGATGAATAAGCACTAAGTTGAAGTGTCTCAAGTGCTTGGTCAAGTAATTCATGACGATGAGCAATCCATAGAACCTTTTTCT encodes the following:
- a CDS encoding hypervirulence associated TUDOR domain-containing protein yields the protein MAEQFKKGDRVEWNTSQGKTTGKIVNKLTSPTDIKEHHIAASEDNPEYLVESDKTGKQAAHKPDALKKIEE
- a CDS encoding ATP-dependent Zn protease, which codes for MSQTSLNLVAISIFLMTLSVLLGPFLNLSPAVPAIATFTILSIATLDSFSLQGKGGTIFLDWIAGFSSEHRDRIVHHEAGHFLVAYLLGIPVTGYTLSAWEAWKQGQPGQGGVSFNDGELASQLEAGKISAQMLDRYCTLWMAGIAAETLVFKNAEGGTDDKSKLIGVLAILGFSESAYQQKLRFHALQAKTLLEENWSSYEALVNAMRQRTSVEDCHAELAVGSKALQNSGMN
- a CDS encoding DEAD/DEAH box helicase family protein translates to MTTVQVTYAGLIKVTRGEAPKELYSHQNEAIKALNETNKNTFEGLLVLPTGGGKTLTAVHWLLRNFINNKKKVLWIAHRHELLDQALETLQLSAYSSLLSNVSGFRYRIISGHPKHDRPVNIQKTDDIIIASKDSLNSGLDHLLKNWVGDLHEVLLVVDEAHHATAKTYRKLINAVKNGLKKRDHDNGFKMLGLTATPFRTDESEKGLLKLVFPDDIIFSEHLRTLVARGILAEPIFENLETKIEIKQKLTAQEIKAIENFDRLPQDIAKIIAEDSKRNNQIVAHYKKNRKRYKPLLVFAIDVIHAVALNKVFKDEGINSDFIVAAVKDLTTGTTIAAKDNKEKIQKFRNGELEVLINVEILTEGTDLPNVQTVFLTRPTTSTILMTQMIGRALRGQKAGGTEKAYVVSFIDEWENKINWVNPEKLHEQDGAVFPEKDILSNNRIARLISIEMIEEFARIMDDSIVTTGVEELEFLKRVPLGIYRFSILEPSEGYEPKPTNYDVLLYDDTEDAYDNFVHDLKILFQSIDLQDREILTEAELEYLLQTAKQIYFPNYQTLLGYRDEDVKNILRFYAQNENEQIPDFLAFSERRKCDVSIVARYIYDNSLGGKAKSDYIDSLWNDETSFWQVLFSDEKLYFRKQLDIETLKIEGLYPNAVVSIQNVIPDTVPIEKLTLYEIKERDIVEYRKIKNAVFAKHTDAKGFISCAISGVKSQMRRDFQIDHIKPMSQGGLTTIDNLQLLTRKAHVEKTRIENTRR